CGTCACCGGTGTGGTAGTCACCCTGGATGATCGGCCATCCGCTTGCTGGTGATTTTTTATCTGCCATGTAGCTCACATCCCAATTAATGCAAATGCAATCAGGCCGGCAATAAACAGTCCGACAGCCAGACCATACCAGAGTGAGGTAACGGAACCTGCATAGAGCAGGGTCTTCTCACGTCCGGGATAGCTGTTCAGGAAGTTTCCTTCTCCGGAAAGCATTCCGACGAGATCATCTGCAATCTTTTCAAGTTCAGCAACCTGATCAATGACCGGCTGGTAGGAAACACCTGCGGTCGTGACAATGCCTGCGATAGGGTCAGCTACGAGGCCAAATTCAGGTAATACTAATACATATCCCATTCTTGATTCCTCCGAAAGCTTATTCCTCCGCATCGCTGAACGGCTTTGCGTCGAGCCATGCTGCTGCATCGCGCTTGGATAAGGCGAAGTATTTCTTGTAGGACCAGTACCATCCGATGAGTGCAATGACCAGAGAGATCCAGGCTGCAACGAAGGAAACGAATGCAAAGGAAATAACTGCCATGACAATCATGGAAAGGAACCCGCACTCAATCGTGAGCATGTTGGTTCTGTCCTGTTTCTCTCCCGGACCAAGGCAGGCGTTGAACGGATGCTGAAGTGCAATTGCACCAAGCATGAA
The genomic region above belongs to Methanocorpusculum vombati and contains:
- the mtrB gene encoding tetrahydromethanopterin S-methyltransferase subunit MtrB — protein: MGYVLVLPEFGLVADPIAGIVTTAGVSYQPVIDQVAELEKIADDLVGMLSGEGNFLNSYPGREKTLLYAGSVTSLWYGLAVGLFIAGLIAFALIGM